The Chlamydia poikilotherma DNA segment TGTATGACTGTCTACGATAATCACTCCGAGATTCTCTAAATGATAAAAATTCTTTAACCAAACTCCTAAAGCATTTGTGGATGCTAATAAATCTCGAGGATATAAAACGTAGTAATCTTGAGCATTAGACTCATCAATTCCTGCAGATGGAATTAAAATTCCGTGTTTCTTCGTCAGATATAAATCATGAAAAGCAGAATAAACATAAGCATCTGATTCCTGCTTGATCAAAGCCTCTTTTGTTGTTGTCTTAGTATCAACAACCGCACCTTCACAAAGACTCAAAACTTTTGAAGATAAAGCGATTACAGAATTTTCGGATAAAGAAGGAAGAGATTCTTCTAAAAGTTCATAAAGATCATCATAAACATGAACTTTACGCGTAACAATTGGTGTGACTTTCATAATAGCAAAATGTCAAATCTTCTTTTTCATCTAAAATTGTCTTTTTCCAACCTTCCAATAGAGATAAGGGGAAAAAAGTATCTCCGTCATAATACTTATGAATGTGCGTTACAAAACACCCATGCAACATGTGATTTTCTAAAAATAAAGAAAACAAATCTCCTCCGCCGATAAGGAAAATCAAAGAAGGAAGTTCTAAATTATGAAATTCCTCTAGAGAAGATACCCAGACCATATCCTCAGAATTTTCATGAAAATTCTTAGAAAATATTATCATCTTACGATTTTTCTTATATGTATCGGGAAGACCTTCGAAAGTTTTCCTACCTATAATTAGGGGCATGTTTTCTATAGTTTTCGAAAAAAAATTTATGTCTTCAGGATAGTTCCAAGGTAGTTTTCCTAGATTTCCAATTACTCCATTAGGATCACAAGCAACTATACCAAGTATTTTATACATAGACTCCGGGCCACACTGCTGCAGACAACACTCTTTGGTTAGCTTTCACATCATGAACTCGCAGATAGTTCACCCCTTGTTGCTGCAACAATACTGATAAGCTAACAGTTTCCCAATCACGATCTTTAGCATCGTACTTGCCTAAAAGAGCGAAACACGATTTCCTTGAATGGCCCACCAACGTAGCACAGCCAAGCTTTCGGAATTTTTCCATTCTATGTAACACATTCAATGCTTGTATTTGGGTTGTTCCAAAACCAATACCAGGATCAAAAATAATTTGATCCTGGTGCAAGCCTAGGTCAACAAAAGCTTTCACTTGCTTTTCTCCCCAACTTAACAACTGATCAGAAGCACACGAAGTAAACGCTAGTGTTTTATCAGCACGAGGAGGCAAAGAGCATGAGTGATTTATAACTAATAATAAATTCGCGTCTCTAGCAATCTCTGCCATTTCCTTAGAACCGCCTGAAACGTCGTTGATCCATCGAATAGGATAGATCTCTAAAGCTCTTCTGATAATTTCGGGATAAAATGTATCTAATGAGACATCGGGATATTGCTTACGTCCAATCCATTTTTCAGCAAGTAGCTTTAATACTGGTTCTAAACGCGCCCATTCTTGTTCTACATCAAGCAACTGTTTTACCTTAGGATTAGTCGCTTGTCCTCCGAAATCTATAACAGAAGCTCCTTGAGCAAACAATTTTTCAGCATGAGCAACTGCTTTAGAAGCTTCAAGGTACAATCCTCCATCCGAAATGGAGTTATCGGTGACATTGACTATCCCCATTAATAAAGTACTAGGGGAAAAACTATTCAGAATCATCTCCTGAGGGCATGGAAGAAGATGAGCTATTTCTCCAAACGTTCTTAAATGGTACTCAGAAGCTGGTTGATGAAATTTTCTATTAGGACAAATTGAAGCAATAAGAGAAAGTAAAAAAGGCCTTTCTAAGATTCTCTCATGAGGTATGCTGATATCTTTCTGTTGGTGATTTTCATCCCCATATAAAAGGATATCAATATCCAAAATTCTCGGAGACCAGGGTAGCGCATCAGAATCTCTACCGAGCTTACGCTCGATGTGTTTTATTTCTGATAACAACTGTTTCGGAGATAGTGTTGTTTTCCCAATAAGTACGGAATTAAAAAAAGGTAAATCCCATTCTTCTGGAGAACCAGGAAATAACAAAGCCTTCGTTTCTAAAATTATAGAGCTTTGCAAATCTTCTATATCTATCTCCTTTAAAAGAGAAAATGCTCTGCGAAAATTTTCAAATCGATTTCCTAGATTAGATCCTAAAGATAAACAAATAAATTGAGCTGTTGTCATAATGAGATCTTCCTACTTATTTTAAAGCAAATGGGCTTCAACAAGTTAGGAACAGGAGGGCGTTCTTTATGCACCTCTAAATCTATTTTAGAAACCTTGTTCTTTAACTTTGATTCTAAAGCATCCATTAAGAGCTTAGACAAGTGTTCAACTAAAGCACAAGGTTTACTAGAAGCAACTTCTTCTATTAAAGAAGTTATCTCAATATAACAACATGCGTCATTGAGATCATCTGAAACACAAACAGAGGGCTCTTCAAAAAAAGAAAGAACTATAGAAACTAAGATGGGCTGCTTAAAATGCCGTTCTTCAAGAGAACATCCAAGACGCACCCACAGACGAAAATCTGGAATAATTAATTGATATGGTTCTGCGGTAACACCTACAAGTTATGAAATGTGTTTGGTTACTTACCCTTAATATTTTTTGCTTTACCCGAGCCTGTTTTTTCCTCTTCCAAAAGATCAAGGAAAGCACGTAGCTGTTTTGAACGAATGGGGTGACGCATTTTTCTTAAAGCTTTAGCTTCAATCTGACGAATGCGTTCTCGAGTCACATTAAACGCCGACCCCACTTCTTCTAATGTTTTAGGCTTCCCATCTAAAAGACCAAAACGATGAATCAATACAAACCGCTCTCGATCTGTAAGAGTTTTTAAAACCTCTTTCATCTTATCTTTAAGCATTGAATAGCCCGTGGCTTCTGCTGGAGATTCTACACCAGTATCTTCTAAGAAATCACCAAAAGAACTTTCGCCTCCTTCACCAACTTCTGCCTGTAAAGAAATAGGATGCTGGGCAATTTTATAAATCTCCCGCACCCGATCAGGAGTTAATCCTAATTCCTCGGCCAATTCTTCTGGAGTGGGCTCTTTACCTGTTTCCATCATCAATTTCTTCGCGCCCCGAAGAACTTTATTTATGGTTTCAATCATGTGCACAGGAATACGAATAGTTCGCGCTTGATCAGCTATAGCGCGAGTAACAGCCTGACGAATCCACCAGGTGGCGTAAGTAGAAAATTTATATCCTCTGCGGTATTCAAATTTTTCTACAGCCTTCATCAAACCCATATTACCCTCCTGAATCAAATCTAAGAAGGATAGACCGCGGTTTGTGTATTTTTTAGCTATCGAAATCACTAAACGTAAATTGGATTCAACCATTTCTTTTTTAGCTTCCTGGCTCTTGTCCATCCAACGTTGCAACATACGCACGTCTTTTTTAAATTCTTCCAGGGTTCGTCCTGCAGCGACTTCTCGTTTGTATAATCTACGTTTAGCAGCATCTAATTTTGCTGCTGCGAATTTGTTTCTTTCTGCTCGAACTTTCAAATCATTAATTTGCTGTTCTAACTGTAGGAAGGAGTCATATGCTTTAAAAACAACTTCACCAAAATCCTCTGTAACATTGTGACGACAGTGGAAACAACGTAAATACGCTTGCGTACGGATACGACATTTTTCTAAATTATCATTTAATTTCGCGCTTTCTTGTTTTGATAAACTACTCTGCTTCAACGCTAAGAGAAGTGATTCTAAATAGACATCTTCTTCTTTAAGTAAAGTAATTAACTTAGGAAGTAACTTAAGAAAATGCGCCTTATCTTCTACTTCTTTTTCTGAAATAATTTTATCAAAACGCTCTTTTCCATTGATTAGATACTGCGCAATGGAAATAGCTTCTTTCGAGGAATAACGAAAACGTAAAATAATACGTTCGATTTGAACTTGCGCTTTTTCTATTCTCTTAGAAATTTCAACTTCTTCCTCTCTAGTTAAAAGAGGAACCGTTCCCATTTCTTTCAAATACATACGTACAGGGTCATCTGGAGTCCCCTCCGTACGTTTAGCTAAGCCTTCTAGCTCTTTAGCTTCTTTTTTTCTTTCTTTTTGTCTTTCTACGTCTGCTTGGTTCAGGACCTGGATATCCATTCCTGTAAGGAAAATCAACACCTGATCAATCTGTTCAGGTGTGTCGAAAGACATAGGAAGGATCTCGTTGATCTCCTCGTAAGTGATAAAGCCCTGATCTTTAGCAAGAGAAACAAGCTCCTCTAGTTTTTTTTGAGCTTCTTCTTCATGAGCCGCTTCCGTAGCCTGGCCATTTTGTGTATTCATGAGCATTTAATTATTGGGTTGCAACAAAATAATAGGACCCTAGCCTTTGGGTAATAGTTTAGCCAAAGAAAGATAGGAAATCTAGGGATTTTTAATAAACACGGTCGATGATGAGTCTATCCACGAAGAGCATCTATACGCACCGGATAAAGAACTCCTAAAACATGATTATGCAGAGGACCTTTATTTAAAATAGTTAAGCAGTAATAAAAAGGAATTTGACCGTGGTTTTTTGTTTTGATTATTACCTTCCCCGATCGTTCTTGTCGATCAAGTAAACGAAGATCTGTTTCCCATTGAGGTAAACCAGAAATAATAATATCGCTATCTGTATTTAAAAAATCTTCTACACCATATCCCGTCCAAGTCTTAAATAAAGAATTTGCAAAAACCGCCCTCTGAGATTGTGGGGCATATACAAAAAGCATCCCGAGACCCTCCTCCCTCAGATTATCAAATAGCTGACGACACTCCAAAGAATAGTTATGTACAGAAGATTCGGATCTTATATAACGAGAAGCTGTCAAAGATGAAGCTGCCTCTGCATTTTCTACTTTAAAAGCTATCTTTTTCAATTCTGAAAGAAGTTGTTTAGGTAATTCTTGAGAATTGACCGTAGCCTGCCTAGGCAAACTATCTACAATATTCGACTCAAGCTGCAATAAGTTGCGAATCTCACACATCAGATCTTGCACTTTTGACTCCAGCTTTCCAATATAGACCTGTCGCATATCCAGCATGTTATGCTGTTCTGCAAAAGTTGCCTGGTACTCTTCATTAAGAACTTGCTGGTAAGCTAAGGCATCTGCAAGTTCGCAATTCAATTGCTGACTTTCTTCTTCTTTTTCACGACACTCTTGAGATAATGCATCCAACTGCAACTGTAAACATTGATTTTCTTCTCTTAAACGAGCGACTGTGCCCTCCATGCGTTGCGTATCAGATTTGGTTTTCATAAATACGCTGCGAACATGAAGCAATTGATTAAGAAGTTTTTGATTTTGAGATCTTAACTGTTGACTCTCGTATTGACGTTCTTCAACTGATTCACGTATTTTTCTTAACCCCTCGTCTTTTTCAACAATTTTACGAATTTTAGTTTGTAACAATTGACCGGCGGCTGTTTTTAATTGCTTTTCTCTAAGTCCGATAGAAAAAAACCAGCCTATAGAAGAAATAATTGAGAAAATGAAATAGTTATAATTTTTTTGAGAAGTTGAAAGAAAGGGTAGACAAATTAGGGGAAGAAGAAATGCAGCTATAGGAAAAAGATAATTATAGTACCGAGAAAGCGGGTGAAAAAAATTTTTCACAAACGACATAAAAATTCGAATCCTTGTCTCATTAACTCACAAAAATATGCTTTTACCGTCAAAGTCTTTTTAGAAAAACTAAACGGTTAATTCTATTTTTTTATGTTCGCACAAAAGTTTATTTATCTCTCCCATAAAATACCGTCTATTTTTCTCTGTTTTTATTCCTTTTTATTGTTCTTTCTTTTACAATCCTGACCTTACTGCAAGACAGTATATTACAATTGTGAAGTCTTATTTTGAATGTTAAGACTGAGTTTACTCTTTTGCACTAAA contains these protein-coding regions:
- the folB gene encoding dihydroneopterin aldolase, coding for MIPDFRLWVRLGCSLEERHFKQPILVSIVLSFFEEPSVCVSDDLNDACCYIEITSLIEEVASSKPCALVEHLSKLLMDALESKLKNKVSKIDLEVHKERPPVPNLLKPICFKISRKISL
- a CDS encoding putative folate metabolism gamma-glutamate ligase; this translates as MKVTPIVTRKVHVYDDLYELLEESLPSLSENSVIALSSKVLSLCEGAVVDTKTTTKEALIKQESDAYVYSAFHDLYLTKKHGILIPSAGIDESNAQDYYVLYPRDLLASTNALGVWLKNFYHLENLGVIIVDSHTTPMRRGVLGLGLCWYGFSPLYSYVGKPDCFGRPLRMTQINLLDALAVSAVLCMGEGDEHTPLALIEDAPKISFHSSPTLHSDLSLLGIDETEDLYGPILRSVVWESTHF
- the folP gene encoding dihydropteroate synthase — protein: MTTAQFICLSLGSNLGNRFENFRRAFSLLKEIDIEDLQSSIILETKALLFPGSPEEWDLPFFNSVLIGKTTLSPKQLLSEIKHIERKLGRDSDALPWSPRILDIDILLYGDENHQQKDISIPHERILERPFLLSLIASICPNRKFHQPASEYHLRTFGEIAHLLPCPQEMILNSFSPSTLLMGIVNVTDNSISDGGLYLEASKAVAHAEKLFAQGASVIDFGGQATNPKVKQLLDVEQEWARLEPVLKLLAEKWIGRKQYPDVSLDTFYPEIIRRALEIYPIRWINDVSGGSKEMAEIARDANLLLVINHSCSLPPRADKTLAFTSCASDQLLSWGEKQVKAFVDLGLHQDQIIFDPGIGFGTTQIQALNVLHRMEKFRKLGCATLVGHSRKSCFALLGKYDAKDRDWETVSLSVLLQQQGVNYLRVHDVKANQRVLSAAVWPGVYV
- a CDS encoding dihydrofolate reductase, whose translation is MYKILGIVACDPNGVIGNLGKLPWNYPEDINFFSKTIENMPLIIGRKTFEGLPDTYKKNRKMIIFSKNFHENSEDMVWVSSLEEFHNLELPSLIFLIGGGDLFSLFLENHMLHGCFVTHIHKYYDGDTFFPLSLLEGWKKTILDEKEDLTFCYYESHTNCYA
- a CDS encoding RNA polymerase sigma factor, producing MLMNTQNGQATEAAHEEEAQKKLEELVSLAKDQGFITYEEINEILPMSFDTPEQIDQVLIFLTGMDIQVLNQADVERQKERKKEAKELEGLAKRTEGTPDDPVRMYLKEMGTVPLLTREEEVEISKRIEKAQVQIERIILRFRYSSKEAISIAQYLINGKERFDKIISEKEVEDKAHFLKLLPKLITLLKEEDVYLESLLLALKQSSLSKQESAKLNDNLEKCRIRTQAYLRCFHCRHNVTEDFGEVVFKAYDSFLQLEQQINDLKVRAERNKFAAAKLDAAKRRLYKREVAAGRTLEEFKKDVRMLQRWMDKSQEAKKEMVESNLRLVISIAKKYTNRGLSFLDLIQEGNMGLMKAVEKFEYRRGYKFSTYATWWIRQAVTRAIADQARTIRIPVHMIETINKVLRGAKKLMMETGKEPTPEELAEELGLTPDRVREIYKIAQHPISLQAEVGEGGESSFGDFLEDTGVESPAEATGYSMLKDKMKEVLKTLTDRERFVLIHRFGLLDGKPKTLEEVGSAFNVTRERIRQIEAKALRKMRHPIRSKQLRAFLDLLEEEKTGSGKAKNIKGK